One genomic window of Pseudomonas aeruginosa includes the following:
- a CDS encoding outer membrane protein, with amino-acid sequence MKALKTLFIATALLGSAAGVQAADNFVGLTWGETSNNIQKSKSLNRNLNSPNLDKVIDNTGTWGIRAGQQFEQGRYYATYENISDTSSGNKLRQQNLLGSYDAFLPIGDNNTKLFGGATLGLVKLEQDGKGFKRDSDVGYAAGLQAGILQELSKNASIEGGYRYLRTNASTEMTPHGGNKLGSLDLHSSSQFYLGANYKF; translated from the coding sequence ATGAAAGCACTCAAGACTCTCTTCATCGCCACCGCCCTGCTGGGTTCCGCCGCCGGCGTCCAGGCCGCCGACAACTTCGTCGGCCTGACCTGGGGCGAGACCAGCAACAACATCCAGAAATCCAAGTCGCTGAACCGCAACCTGAACAGCCCGAACCTCGACAAGGTGATCGACAACACCGGCACCTGGGGCATCCGCGCCGGCCAGCAGTTCGAACAGGGCCGCTACTACGCGACCTACGAGAACATCTCCGACACCAGCAGCGGCAACAAGCTGCGCCAGCAGAACCTGCTCGGCAGCTACGACGCCTTCCTGCCGATCGGCGACAACAACACCAAGCTGTTCGGCGGTGCCACCCTCGGCCTGGTCAAGCTGGAACAGGACGGCAAGGGCTTCAAGCGCGACAGCGATGTCGGCTACGCTGCCGGGCTGCAGGCCGGTATCCTGCAGGAGCTGAGCAAGAATGCCTCGATCGAAGGCGGCTATCGTTACCTGCGCACCAACGCCAGCACCGAGATGACCCCGCATGGCGGCAACAAGCTGGGCTCCCTGGACCT